The Colias croceus chromosome 21, ilColCroc2.1 genome window below encodes:
- the LOC123701226 gene encoding intracellular protein transport protein USO1-like, giving the protein MESNTVETLQSELDFYRQNQSVVEQEIRKLITDNQKLSQQVGSLLKEKLECTQQCYDNDLSREVEELKRQIALLTKERDSLHVLWQTSQKTIEALDTELKTYQHYDNRLGKQNINDENRDLELKLETALADYVELESNYKKVNSERNFLETELKNKEKEINTYKDKYRTLENTLEGQSKTLEEFKINSIAERKTNEDIRNQLATCQKNCFEHVKKEAEAKSKVAEALQLFDTVNVQKNEAMKKVSELTEELTKVKQALTSVKRDVEMNYKTELDEIKDKYNEKVSDMLEHVRNLDTELVEKGLLLNKALREIKILQAANENIIEQQNENAKTIDPKLAVAEQKLDAVFQELVTSERRNIQLVCEKQGLAMDIQRIQDAYARETKRRDWEEKLLKTQCSELKLQVEHLQKSLNETHEMVNKLQNMMSSRTELSEKLVSSKEEELMELNKHLENQMELNKKWRESYVDMNEKLKKKLEALYKENKDLRAQLNLPHSSSTDSIVS; this is encoded by the exons ATGGAAAGTAACACAGTCGAGACATTACAATCAGAATTGGATTTCTATAGA CAAAACCAATCAGTAGTAGAACAAGAAATACGAAAGCTTATAACTGATAACCAAAAGCTCTCTCAACAAGTGGGGTCTCTTCTGAAGGAAAAACTAGAATGTACACAGCAATGCTATGACAACGATCTGAGTAGAGAAGTGGAAGAATTGAAAAGACAAATAGCGCTACTTACTAAG GAACGGGATTCACTGCATGTATTATGGCAAACGTCTCAAAAAACCATAGAAGCATTGGACACAGAACTGAAGACATACCAACATTATGATAACCGATTGGGGAAACAg AACATCAACGATGAAAATCGAGATTTGGAAttgaaattagaaacagcACTAGCTGACTACGTTGAATTGGAatcaaattacaaaaaagttaattcggaaagaaattttcttgaaactgaattaaaaaacaaagaaaaagaaattaacacttataaagataaatatagaaCCTTAGAAAATACGTTAGAAGGTCAAAGCAAAACGCTAGaagagtttaaaataaattcaatagcTGAAAGGAAAACCAATGAGGATATAAGAAATCAACTTGCAActtgtcaaaaaaattgtttcgaACATGTGAAAAAGGAAGCAGAAGCGAAATCAAAG gTAGCAGAAGCTCTACAACTTTTCGATACTGTAAACGTTCAAAAGAATGAAGCAATGAAAAAGGTCTCGGAATTAACAG AGGAATTAACAAAGGTTAAACAAGCATTGACATCAGTAAAGCGAGATGTGGAAATGAATTACAAAACAGAATTAGATGAAATCAAAGATAAATATAACGAAAAAGTATCAGATATGTTGGAACATGTAAGGAATTTAGATACGGAGTTGGTCGAAAAAGGATTATTGCTAAATAAGGCTTTACG ggaaattaaaatacttcaaGCAGCCAACGAAAACATCATAGAGCAACAGAATGAGAATGCCAAAACAATAGATCCAAAGCTGGCAGTGGCAGAGCAAAAACTTGACGCAGTTTTCCAAGAATTG GTAACTTCAGAGCGGCGGAATATACAGTTGGTTTGTGAAAAGCAGGGTTTAGCGATGGATATACAAAGGATCCAAGACGCGTACGCGAGGGAAACCAAACGAAGGGATTGGGAGGAGAAATTGTTGAAGACGCAATGTTCGGAACTAAA gctACAAGTGGAACACCTACAAAAATCTCTAAACGAAACACACGAGATGGTGAATAAGTTGCAAAATATGATGTCATCCCGAACGGAACTTAGCGAAAA ATTGGTATCGTCAAAAGAAGAAGAATTGAtggaattaaataaacatttagaGAATCAAATGGAACTTAACAAAAA atGGAGAGAGTCCTATGTGGACATGAATGAAAAACTAAAGAAAAAGTTAGAAGCTttgtataaagaaaataaagatttgCGTGCACAACTAAACTTGCCACACAGTAGCTCCACAGACAGTATTGTtagttga
- the LOC123701227 gene encoding vacuolar-sorting protein SNF8 codes for MRRRAGVGAIHKQQLEREKYREKGTEIQENQFLQMQKQLEVFRENLEEFATKHKNEIKKNAQFRRQFQEMCAAIGVDPLASGKGFWSVLGIGDFYYELGVQIVEVCLATNYKNGGLITLEELRTRLIASRGKAKKLQDITNEDLLAAVKKLKIFGNGFTVISIGKGKWLVQSIPGELNLDQTLVLQKASSLGTAWISISMLTNDLGWNETRAENAVNHMVKEGLAWVDTQDPKEPLFWFPSMFSDCVAAS; via the exons ATGCGTCGGCGAGCAGGTGTTGGTGCTATACATAAGCAACAATTGGAACGTGAAAAATACAGGGAAAAAGGCACGGAGATACaagaaaatcaatttttgCAAATGCAAAAGCAGTTGGAAGTCTTTAGGGAGAACCTAGAGGAGTTTGCAACGAAGCATAAGAACGAGATTAAGAAAAATGCGCAATTCAGACGACAGTTTCAAGAAATGTGCGCTGCTATAGGTGTAGATCCTTTAGCATCTGGAAAAGGCTTTTGGTCTGTGCTAG gtattggTGACTTCTATTATGAACTTGGAGTGCAAATTGTTGAAGTGTGTTTAGCAACCAATTACAAGAACGGTGGTCTAATTACACTGGAAGAATTGAGAACCAGACTGATTGCATCACGGGGAAAGGCAAAGAAACTTCAGGATATAACTAATGAGGATCTGTTGGCTGCTGTTAAGAAGCTTAAGATTTTTGGCAATGG CTTCACAGTGATATCAATAGGGAAAGGAAAATGGTTGGTGCAGTCAATACCGGGAGAGCTGAATTTGGACCAAACACTGGTTCTGCAGAAAGCTAGTTCATTGGGCACAGCTTGGATATCAATTAGCATGCTCACTAATGATTTAGG ttgGAATGAAACCAGGGCAGAAAATGCTGTAAATCACATGGTGAAGGAAGGTCTCGCTTGGGTCGACACGCAGGACCCCAAGGAGCCCCTGTTTTGGTTCCCGAGCATGTTTTCCGATTGTGTTGCCGCTTCATAA
- the LOC123701345 gene encoding RIB43A-like with coiled-coils protein 2, whose amino-acid sequence MMKLQISNEQDRKEAQNRERKRQCELERRSRIFNARNRKIGVDLPFLERQVAEKRAEREEQERKNLAFAQQMIKDSNLAVVLEAREHEERRRINVEIDEFRQKYQRAEDRREFDLNNPDVLKMQLPPRASDGEPVGMSSAQKFEGEDLEYEERKKIMAEQKNAWLEQQVQERKAAEEERRKAEEAYMMAIKARDARAGELDKMERECRYRLGQANLRYNEALAAEKKQLESIMKEQEEADNTAEMYNNLTSDMLTENPDVAKSALGKNRAIGFMYKGMNQEELKKFYAAQKEQMAAAKAKREAEEKMEAEWQALAKSIQREVARQDIADQRKRREIARQLMEENQLMALQQKEKEKYYKEVVYNNTPTDEYYSQFNTTTR is encoded by the exons ATGATGAAACTACAAATATCCAACGAGCAAGATAGAAAGGAAGCACAGAATAGGGAAAGGAAAAGGCAATGCGAATTGGAAAGAAGATCTAGGATTTTCAATGCTAGGAATCGGAAAATTGgt GTTGATCTACCGTTCCTGGAGCGCCAGGTTGCCGAGAAACGAGCTGAACGAGAAGAGCAGGAGCGGAAGAATCTAGCATTCGCTCAGCAGATGATAAAGGACAGCAATCTAGCCGTTGTCCTGGAAGCTAGGGAACATGAG GAGCGACGTCGCATCAACGTAGAAATAGACGAGTTCCGCCAAAAGTACCAAAGGGCGGAAGACCGACGGGAGTTCGATCTGAACAACCCTGATGTGCTGAAGATGCAGCTGCCTCCACGAGCCTCGGACGGCGAGCCGGTGGGCATGTCCAGTGCTCAGAA GTTCGAAGGTGAAGACTTAGAATACGAAGAGCGCAAGAAGATAATGGCTGAACAGAAGAACGCGTGGCTCGAGCAGCAGGTACAAGAGAGGAAGGCCGCTGAGGAGGAACGGAGGAAAGCGGAGGAGGCTTATATG atGGCCATCAAAGCGAGAGACGCTCGTGCCGGGGAGTTGGATAAAATGGAGAGGGAGTGTCGATACCGGCTTGGACAAGCTAATCTCAGATACAATGAGGCTTtg gCAGCAGAGAAGAAGCAGTTAGAAAGTATAATGAAAGAACAAGAAGAAGCGGATAACACAGCGGAAATGTACAACAATCTGACGTCGGACATGCTCACTGAAAACCCTGATGTGGCTAAGAGCGCGCTCGGCAAGAACAG AGCCATCGGCTTCATGTACAAAGGAATGAATCAAGAGGAGCTTAAGAAGTTTTACGCCGCACAGAAAGAGCAAATGGCTGCAGCAAAG GCAAAACGTGAGGCGGAAGAAAAAATGGAGGCTGAATGGCAGGCGTTGGCTAAATCTATACAACGTGAAGTTGCGCGCCAAGATATCGCAGACCAAAGAAAGAGAAg GGAAATCGCCCGTCAGTTAATGGAAGAGAATCAGCTAATGGCTCTTCAACAGAAAGAAAAggagaaatattataaagaagtgGTCTACAACAATACACCGACGGACGAATATTATTCGCAATTTAATACCACTActagataa
- the LOC123701223 gene encoding histone deacetylase 11, whose translation MARLYIDIREDQWPLVYDDKYNVSFCGFEKFHVFDAKKWRNIVQFLKEANFITAECLVKPMEAKDRDLLVVHTKKYLKSLKWSAKVAMIAEVPIVACVPNILVQHAYLKPMRLQTGGSVLAGKLALERGWAINIGGGFHHCSGDKGGGFCPYADITLLIKYLVMYRSVQNAMIVDLDAHQGNGYQRDFLGVPEVYIMDMYNRHIYPKDEEAKRAIRRKIELGNKVEDLEYMLKLRKNLKAALSEFKPDILVYNAGTDVLDSDPLGHMRISDIGIIKRDEFVFEICKAQHIPVVMLTSGGYLRRTARIIADSIMNLKAKGLIGNEPKKSKDLS comes from the exons ATGGCTAG attatataTCGATATTAGAGAAGATCAGTGGCCATTGGTATatgatgataaatataatgtatcgTTTTGTGGTTTCGAAAAATTTCACGTATTTGATGCAAAGAAATGGCGCAATATTGTACAG TTTCTAAAAGAAGCCAATTTCATAACAGCAGAATGTCTTGTAAAACCTATGGAAGCCAAGGATCGTGATTTGTTAGTTGTTCACACTAAGAAATACCTAAAATCACTTAAG TGGAGTGCCAAAGTAGCAATGATAGCTGAGGTGCCAATAGTTGCGTGTGTGCCAAATATACTTGTCCAACATGCTTATTTAAAACCTATGAG ACTACAAACGGGAGGTTCAGTATTAGCTGGCAAGCTTGCTCTGGAGCGAGGGTGGGCTATCAACATAGGGGGTGGTTTCCACCACTGCAGTGGGGATAAGGGTGGTGGTTTCTGTCCATATGCTGATATCACACTGCTCATCAAGTATCTGGTCATGTACCGGAGTGTCCAGAATGCTATGATCGTGGATTTAGACGCCCAccag GGTAACGGTTACCAACGCGATTTCCTCGGAGTACCAGAAGTATACATAATGGACATGTACAATCGTCACATCTATCCCAAAGACGAGGAAGCCAAACGAGCCATACGCCGTAAGATTGAACTTGGCAATAAGGTGGAAGATTTGGAGTATATGCTGAAATTGAGGAA GAATTTAAAAGCGGCATTAAGTGAATTCAAGCCAGACATTTTAGTGTACAACGCGGGTACAGATGTACTTGATTCCGATCCACTCGGGCACATGAGGATTAGTGACATT GGTATAATAAAACGAGACGAATTCGTTTTCGAGATATGCAAAGCTCAACACATTCCAGTGGTCATGTTAACAAGTGGAGGGTACTTAAGAAGAACTGCAAGAATCATAGCGGACTCCATCATGAATCTAAAAGCCAAAGGCCTCATCGGAAATGAGCCTAAGAAATCTAAAGATTTGTCATGA
- the LOC123701166 gene encoding uncharacterized protein LOC123701166, producing MKILILPLILCQIQAEDPTLTSLDDGPGILPFNIGTARIVTHYHSFLQIINLKDIRDSITIVKDQLNSLTPNLHDKLFSLYNSHIEHLHYKIIKLSNQLETFEPNRIKRGLIDGLGSVIKSISGNLDYTDAIKYDTAIKLLQNNENKLVTEMNNHISLSKDWIEQQSDILNNLIKNQEKIEIAINDLKANNLNVTLYIDLIQRVAILSDNIDDISEELHRLENLLGFIRAKSTHHLMFNSNSLKEMLNKLHKFYGKEQIPQVNYREYFDLVKLGYYYSNRNIVIVFMFPVVLPATFELFKLSIVPNKDSKVLIPPYPFVAIHNEDFMYMEAECPKSGLGYLCEDKLNHHRSKNDCVYHLITTQRVVASCLFTPVEPGAPALEKLDDAHYVISFPKPSKIHLSCSQDQYDVIKGSYLATIPKNCILQTEAFKIVNREDHIKGQIMKIANLPDSSQYNTDEEVLKLNSINLDKLHASNRAISMEMPISTNNGYEILYMQPSIIPIYVILITSAVALVTWYVVRRLRTSKPITTSVHGNQKEEIEHQSAEGEISAILTSLARQ from the exons ATGAAAATCCT AATCCTTCCTCTGATCCTGTGCCAGATTCAAGCAGAAGATCCCACCCTGACTAGCTTGGATGACGGACCTGGTATATTACCATTTAATATTGGAACTGCTAGAATTGTCACTCATTATCATTCATTtttgcaaattattaatttaaaggaTATTCGTGATAGTATAACCATAGTAAAGGatcaattaaattcattaacgCCTAATTTgcacgataaattattttcgctTTATAATTCACATATTGAACACTTGCattataagattattaaattgtCAAATCAGTTGGAAACTTTTGAACCCAATCGCATAAAGAGAGGTCTCATAGATGGTTTAGGTTCagttataaaaagtatttctgGTAATCTAGACTATACAGATGCAATTAAATATGATAccgcaattaaattattacaaaataatgagaATAAATTGGTCACAGAAATGAATAATCATATAAGCCTCAGTAAAGATTGGATAGAACAACAAtctgatattttaaacaacttaattaaaaatcaggaaaaaattgaaatagctATAAATGATTTAAAGGCCAATAATTTAAACGTTACTCTATACATAGATTTAATTCAACGCGTAGCgattttatcagataatatAGATGATATATCTGAAGAATTACAtagattagaaaatttattaggttttattcGTGCGAAAAGTACGCATCATCTTATGTTCAATTCAAATTCTCTAAAAGAAatgctaaataaattacacaaatttTATGGTAAAGAGCAAATCCCTCAAGTTAATTATAgagaatattttgatttagttAAACTAggctattattatagtaataggAATATAGTTATAGTTTTTATGTTCCCGGTTGTCCTTCCTGCTacctttgaattatttaaattatccaTAGTTCCTAATAAAGATAGTAAAGTCCTAATTCCACCCTATCCTTTTGTGGCAATTCACAACGAGGATTTTATGTACATGGAGGCAGAATGCCCGAAGTCTGGCCTAGGGTATCTATGTGAGGACAAGCTGAACCATCATCGATCCAAAAATGACTGCGTGTATCACCTTATTACCACGCAACGAGTCGTCGCATCTTGTCTCTTCACGCCTGTGGAGCCCGGAGCGCCCGCACTAGAAAAATTAGACGACGCCCACTACGTCATCAGTTTCCCCAAGCCATCAAAAATCCACTTATCATGCTCGCAAGATCAATATGACGTCATTAAAGGAAGCTACTTAGCCACAATACCCAAAAACTGCATTCTTCAAACGGAGGCTTTCAAGATAGTCAATCGAGAAGACCATATCAAAGGACAGATAATGAAAATTGCAAACCTGCCAGATTCCAGCCAATATAATACAGATGAAGAAGTTCTGAAGTTGAATTCGATAAATTTGGATAAATTACACGCTAGTAACAGAGCTATATCAATGGAAATGCCTATCAGTACTAACAACGGATACGAGATTCTCTATATGCAGCCTTCCATAATACCGatatatgttatattaataacgaGTGCAGTTGCCCTAGTGACATGGTACGTCGTACGGAGACTGCGTACATCAAAGCCTATTACTACGAGTGTTCATGGTAATcaaaaagaagaaatagaaCATCAATCGGCGGAGGGTGAAATTTCAGCGATATTAACGAGCCTTGCCCGCCAATAA
- the LOC123701349 gene encoding uncharacterized protein LOC123701349: protein MDGSALCVEGPHALFQQPWLVTSTKKLKAMMKIHLRESLKTTLRLKRHETEGDDEVSTVNKEQFPDQDYEASSTTSPHVPLKTPNTSADPSDLIIRPSRTILLGKDKHILWSSQQSRSQSRRSSKNIDT, encoded by the exons ATGGACGGTAGTGCTTTGTGCGTGGAAGGTCCACACGCGCTGTTCCAGCAACCATGGCTCGTCACATCGACGAAG aagTTGAAAGCGATGATGAAAATTCATCTGCGAGAGAGCCTGAAGACCACATTGAGGCTGAAGAGGCATGAAACGGAGGGTGATGATGAAGTTTCTACTGTAAATAAAGAGCAATTTCCAGATCAAGATTATGAGGCAAGTAGTACTACATCTCCTCACGTTCCACTAAAGACGCCTAACACTTCAGCTGACCCTAGCGATTTGATTATAAGACCATCGCGTACCATTCTTCTTGGGAAAGACAAACACATTTTATGGTCATCACAACAGTCAAGGTCACAAAGCAGAAGATCTTCAAAGAACATAGATACATGA